A genomic segment from Klebsiella africana encodes:
- a CDS encoding anion permease, with protein MKEKKTTIPPAGAVKPTTANKKRLLMMALPIIVAVLLLFVPVPDGLPPYAWHYFAIFVGVIVGLIFEPLPGAVIGITGVVVIALCSQWLLFSPDQMAAPGFKMAGASFKWAVSGFGNSTVWLIFGAFMFAAGYDKTQFGRRLALILVKYLGRRSLTLGYAITFADLLLAPFTPSNTARSGGTIYPIIANLPPLYGSKPNDPSARKIGSYLMWVAITAACITSSMFLSALAPNLLALALVKSIVGINISWGTWFIAFLPLGILLILAMPLLAYWFYPPEVKVNNEVPLWAARELEKLGKLSRNEILLLVFVCFALMMWIFAADWIEPALAALLVIVLMLWTGVLSWSDITNNKAAWNTFVWFATLVALADGLSSTGFIAWLGKEGGALMSGISPGMATIVLLLAFYLLHYLFASTTAHTTALLPAMLTIASTIPGMNMEVFVLLMVTSLGVMGIITPYGTGPSPIYYGSGYLPTKDYWRLGTIFGAIFLAALLLIGYPWMSMMF; from the coding sequence ATGAAAGAGAAAAAGACAACCATACCGCCTGCCGGTGCAGTCAAGCCAACGACTGCGAATAAAAAACGTCTCCTGATGATGGCGCTGCCGATTATCGTTGCCGTGCTGTTATTGTTCGTCCCGGTCCCGGACGGCCTACCGCCGTACGCCTGGCACTACTTCGCTATCTTTGTCGGGGTGATCGTCGGGTTGATTTTTGAACCGCTGCCCGGCGCCGTTATCGGCATCACCGGCGTGGTAGTTATTGCCCTGTGCAGCCAATGGCTGCTGTTCAGCCCGGATCAGATGGCCGCGCCAGGCTTCAAAATGGCCGGCGCCTCCTTTAAGTGGGCGGTGAGCGGCTTCGGCAACTCCACCGTGTGGCTTATCTTCGGCGCGTTCATGTTCGCCGCCGGCTACGATAAAACGCAGTTCGGCCGCCGCCTGGCGCTGATTCTGGTGAAATATCTTGGCCGTCGCAGCCTGACGCTCGGCTACGCCATCACCTTCGCGGATCTGCTGCTGGCGCCGTTTACACCGTCTAACACCGCACGCAGCGGGGGGACTATCTACCCGATTATCGCTAACCTGCCGCCGCTGTACGGTTCAAAGCCAAACGATCCGAGCGCACGTAAAATCGGTTCCTATCTGATGTGGGTAGCGATCACCGCCGCCTGTATCACCAGCTCGATGTTCCTGTCGGCGCTGGCCCCGAACCTGCTGGCCCTGGCGCTGGTCAAAAGCATTGTTGGCATCAATATCTCCTGGGGCACCTGGTTCATCGCCTTCCTGCCGCTGGGTATCCTGCTGATTCTGGCCATGCCGCTGCTGGCCTACTGGTTCTACCCGCCGGAAGTGAAAGTCAATAACGAAGTGCCACTGTGGGCCGCGCGTGAACTGGAAAAACTGGGCAAGCTGTCACGCAATGAAATTCTGCTGCTGGTCTTCGTCTGCTTCGCGCTGATGATGTGGATCTTCGCCGCCGACTGGATCGAACCGGCGCTGGCTGCCCTGCTGGTTATCGTGCTGATGCTGTGGACCGGCGTGCTCTCGTGGAGCGATATCACCAACAACAAAGCGGCATGGAACACCTTTGTCTGGTTCGCCACCCTGGTGGCACTGGCCGACGGCCTCTCCTCCACCGGCTTTATCGCCTGGCTGGGTAAAGAGGGCGGCGCGCTGATGAGCGGCATCTCGCCGGGGATGGCGACCATCGTCCTGCTGCTGGCGTTCTACTTGCTGCACTATCTGTTTGCCAGCACCACCGCGCACACCACCGCGCTGCTGCCGGCCATGCTGACCATTGCCTCGACTATCCCGGGAATGAATATGGAAGTGTTTGTCCTGCTGATGGTCACCTCGCTGGGCGTGATGGGGATCATCACCCCGTACGGTACTGGCCCAAGCCCAATCTACTACGGCAGCGGCTACCTGCCGACTAAAGATTACTGGCGCCTCGGCACCATCTTTGGCGCCATCTTCCTGGCCGCCCTGCTGCTGATTGGCTATCCGTGGATGTCCATGATGTTCTGA
- a CDS encoding mechanosensitive ion channel family protein: MNRMSIVILWALALLVLQPALAAEPRQQPTAREQARTVYIFHQPMVMLQATFGQTTPEERVLRTRSALRAFTEDDIRQPLRVVPVIRYGQPGRLFLMNSKPVLLLSQADLDEGDDLTLDQAAQRVLARMEAQRTGLREQFNTRYLLLSTGKALAGGLLLALFYYGAFRAWRRVRRFFLLRILEKRSAIPQHWRRYLGNIEVRLYAVLAILVGVLACYLWLSWAFSLFPWTRVWSESLGDWSLGVIRDLSLSIVASLPGLMIVVLIFLLTWLIIRLVKVVLDQVAAGRIQVPGIHPETVSATRRLISVVIWLFALSAAYPFLPGANSLAFKGISVFFGLMLTLGSTGVMTHAMSGLVLIYSRALRKGDWIRLADNEGQVSEIGVLATKILTRENYIVTVPNAVVVSGKIINLSAESADGGINLTTSVTIGYDTPWRQVHALLELAARRTPGVDQQIAPVVRKLGLLDWYTSYELQVRLLPTTKLPEGRNALHSSIIDVFNEFGVQIMSPNFVMQPKAAVVVPQDAWFAAPAVAPQEPEK; the protein is encoded by the coding sequence ATGAACAGGATGAGCATCGTTATCCTCTGGGCGCTGGCGCTGCTGGTGCTCCAGCCGGCGCTGGCCGCCGAACCGCGACAGCAGCCAACCGCACGCGAGCAGGCACGCACGGTGTACATTTTCCATCAGCCGATGGTGATGCTGCAGGCCACCTTTGGCCAGACGACACCTGAAGAACGCGTTTTGCGCACCCGCAGCGCCCTGCGCGCCTTTACCGAAGATGATATTCGCCAGCCGCTGCGGGTCGTACCGGTTATCCGCTATGGTCAGCCAGGACGGTTGTTCCTGATGAACAGCAAACCGGTGTTGCTGCTGAGCCAGGCGGATCTCGACGAGGGGGATGACTTAACCCTCGACCAGGCGGCCCAGCGGGTGCTGGCGCGTATGGAAGCCCAGCGCACCGGTCTGCGAGAACAGTTCAACACTCGCTATCTGCTGCTCTCCACAGGCAAAGCGCTGGCCGGGGGGCTGCTGCTGGCGCTGTTTTACTACGGCGCCTTCCGCGCCTGGCGGCGGGTGCGACGTTTTTTCCTGTTGCGGATCCTCGAAAAACGCAGCGCCATTCCGCAGCACTGGCGGCGCTACCTCGGCAATATTGAAGTTCGACTCTATGCTGTGCTGGCGATCCTTGTCGGTGTACTGGCCTGTTATCTCTGGCTGAGCTGGGCCTTCAGCCTGTTTCCGTGGACACGCGTGTGGAGCGAATCACTGGGCGACTGGTCGCTCGGGGTGATCCGCGACCTCTCTCTGTCGATTGTTGCCTCCCTGCCGGGGCTGATGATCGTGGTGCTTATTTTCCTTCTCACCTGGCTTATCATTCGCCTGGTGAAGGTGGTTCTCGACCAGGTCGCCGCCGGGCGCATCCAGGTGCCAGGCATCCATCCGGAAACCGTCAGCGCCACCCGCCGGTTGATCTCGGTGGTCATCTGGTTGTTTGCCCTCTCCGCCGCCTATCCGTTCCTTCCCGGCGCCAACTCCCTCGCCTTCAAAGGCATTAGCGTGTTCTTCGGCCTGATGCTGACCCTCGGGTCGACCGGGGTGATGACCCATGCCATGAGCGGCCTGGTGCTGATTTACTCTCGGGCGCTGCGCAAAGGCGACTGGATCCGCCTCGCCGATAATGAGGGTCAGGTCAGCGAGATTGGCGTGCTGGCGACCAAAATTCTCACCCGCGAAAATTACATCGTTACCGTCCCGAACGCGGTGGTGGTGAGCGGGAAAATTATTAATCTCAGCGCCGAAAGCGCCGACGGCGGGATCAACCTCACCACCAGCGTCACCATTGGCTACGATACGCCGTGGCGTCAGGTTCATGCGTTGCTGGAGCTGGCGGCGAGACGCACCCCCGGGGTCGATCAGCAAATTGCGCCGGTGGTGCGTAAGCTGGGATTGCTCGACTGGTATACCTCGTATGAGCTGCAGGTGCGCTTATTACCCACTACGAAGCTGCCGGAAGGTCGCAACGCGTTGCATAGCAGCATTATTGACGTGTTCAACGAATTCGGCGTGCAGATTATGTCACCGAACTTTGTAATGCAGCCAAAGGCGGCGGTAGTGGTGCCGCAGGATGCGTGGTTCGCCGCCCCGGCCGTCGCGCCGCAGGAGCCTGAGAAATAA
- the pcaD gene encoding 3-oxoadipate enol-lactonase: MNLDYQLDGPDGAPVIVLSNSLGTTRAMWQPQIEALTAHFRVLRYDTHGHGKTTKNGKVTLAQLGEDVIALLDHLNIDRVWFCGISMGGLTGLWLGRFAPERFHGLAVANTAARIGDQASWLSRARAVRQEGMAVVAAGAADRWFTHAFRQKAPEVVEALCHQLTHTDAEGYAACCEALAAADLRGEVGQIPLPTLIIAGESDPVTTVGDAHFLQQQIPASEVVVLAASHLSNIEAPKSFTSALLSFFQGERHG, translated from the coding sequence ATGAATCTTGATTATCAACTTGACGGGCCGGATGGCGCGCCGGTTATCGTCCTCTCCAACTCGCTGGGCACCACCCGGGCGATGTGGCAGCCGCAGATCGAGGCGTTAACCGCCCATTTCCGGGTGCTGCGCTACGACACGCACGGCCACGGTAAAACGACGAAAAATGGCAAAGTGACCCTCGCCCAGCTGGGTGAGGATGTGATTGCGCTGCTCGATCACCTGAATATCGACCGCGTCTGGTTTTGCGGGATCTCGATGGGCGGTCTGACCGGCCTGTGGCTGGGCCGCTTTGCGCCGGAGCGTTTTCATGGTCTGGCCGTCGCCAACACCGCGGCGCGCATTGGCGATCAGGCCAGCTGGCTGTCGCGGGCGCGGGCGGTACGCCAGGAGGGGATGGCGGTGGTGGCCGCCGGAGCGGCAGACCGCTGGTTCACCCACGCGTTTCGCCAGAAGGCGCCGGAGGTAGTCGAGGCGCTTTGTCATCAGCTGACCCATACCGATGCTGAAGGCTATGCCGCCTGCTGCGAGGCGCTGGCCGCCGCCGACCTGCGGGGCGAAGTGGGGCAGATCCCGCTGCCGACGTTAATCATCGCCGGGGAAAGTGACCCTGTCACTACGGTCGGTGACGCTCATTTCCTGCAGCAGCAGATCCCCGCCTCCGAGGTGGTGGTGCTGGCGGCATCGCATCTGTCTAACATTGAGGCGCCGAAAAGCTTTACCTCGGCGCTGTTGAGCTTTTTCCAGGGGGAACGCCATGGATGA
- the pcaF gene encoding 3-oxoadipyl-CoA thiolase yields MNQAFICDAVRTPFGRFGGALATMRADDLAALPLKALLARNPGLDPSRIDDVIFGCANQAGEDNRNVARMALLLAGLPESVPGSTINRLCGSSLDAIGVAARAIKSGETQLMIAGGVESMSRAPFVMGKAESAFSRSMQMEDTTIGWRFINPQMKALYGVHSMPETAENVADEFAIARADQDAFALRSQLRTAAAQEAGRFADELIAVQVPQRKGEPLLFSRDEHPRSTSLEALAKLRGVVRADGSVTAGNASGVNDGACALLLASETALAAHDLQPLARVVGVATAGVAPRIMGFGPAPAVRKVLAQTGLTLGQMDVIELNEAFAAQALAVTRDLGLPDDAAHVNPNGGAIALGHPLGASGGRLAMTAAYQLKRTGGRYALCTMCIGVGQGIALIIERV; encoded by the coding sequence ATGAATCAGGCATTTATCTGTGATGCGGTGCGTACACCCTTTGGCCGTTTTGGCGGTGCCCTGGCGACGATGCGCGCCGACGACCTCGCGGCGCTGCCGCTGAAAGCGCTGCTGGCGCGTAACCCGGGACTGGATCCCTCGCGCATTGACGATGTGATCTTTGGCTGCGCTAACCAGGCCGGGGAAGATAACCGCAACGTGGCGCGGATGGCGCTGCTGCTGGCCGGTCTGCCGGAGAGCGTGCCCGGGAGCACCATCAACCGCCTGTGCGGTTCCAGCCTCGATGCGATCGGCGTTGCGGCGCGAGCCATTAAAAGCGGGGAAACACAGCTGATGATCGCCGGCGGCGTGGAAAGCATGTCCCGCGCGCCGTTTGTGATGGGGAAAGCGGAGAGCGCCTTTAGCCGCAGCATGCAGATGGAAGATACCACCATCGGCTGGCGCTTTATTAACCCGCAGATGAAAGCCCTGTACGGTGTTCATTCCATGCCGGAGACGGCGGAAAACGTCGCCGATGAGTTTGCCATCGCCCGTGCCGATCAGGACGCGTTCGCCTTACGCAGTCAGTTGCGCACCGCCGCGGCGCAAGAGGCGGGGCGTTTCGCCGATGAGCTGATCGCCGTCCAGGTGCCGCAGCGCAAAGGCGAGCCACTGCTGTTTAGCCGCGATGAGCACCCGCGCAGTACCTCGCTGGAGGCGCTGGCTAAACTGCGCGGCGTGGTGCGCGCCGACGGCAGCGTCACCGCCGGAAACGCCTCCGGCGTTAACGACGGCGCCTGTGCGCTGCTGCTGGCCAGCGAGACGGCGCTGGCGGCTCACGATCTTCAGCCGCTGGCCCGGGTGGTCGGCGTGGCGACGGCGGGCGTCGCGCCGCGGATCATGGGCTTTGGCCCGGCGCCCGCTGTGCGCAAGGTGCTGGCGCAGACCGGCCTGACATTAGGCCAGATGGATGTCATCGAGCTGAATGAAGCCTTCGCCGCGCAGGCGCTGGCGGTGACCCGCGATTTGGGCTTACCGGACGATGCCGCCCATGTGAATCCTAACGGCGGGGCGATTGCGCTGGGCCACCCGCTCGGCGCCTCCGGCGGCCGGCTGGCGATGACCGCAGCTTATCAGCTGAAACGGACCGGCGGCCGCTACGCTCTGTGCACCATGTGCATCGGCGTTGGACAGGGGATCGCCCTGATTATTGAACGTGTTTAA
- a CDS encoding 3-oxoacid CoA-transferase subunit B — MQKLTRDEMAQRVARDIPEGAYVNLGIGLPTRIANYLPADKEVFLHSENGLLGMGPKPQPGEEDPELINAGKEYVTLLQGGCYFHHGDSFAMMRGGHLDICVLGAYQVSASGDLANWSTGAPDAIPAVGGAMDLAIGARQVFVMMDHLTRDGECKLVAQCSYPLTGVGCVSRIYTDLAVIDITDRGPVVREIFNGLSFEELQRITPVALTFEQLAESA, encoded by the coding sequence ATGCAAAAACTGACCCGTGATGAAATGGCCCAGCGCGTGGCCCGCGATATTCCCGAAGGCGCTTACGTCAACCTCGGCATCGGCCTGCCGACCCGCATAGCCAATTACCTGCCCGCTGACAAAGAGGTGTTCCTGCACAGCGAAAACGGCCTGCTGGGCATGGGGCCGAAACCGCAGCCCGGGGAAGAAGATCCCGAGCTGATCAATGCCGGTAAAGAGTATGTCACCCTCCTGCAGGGGGGCTGCTATTTCCACCACGGCGACTCCTTCGCCATGATGCGCGGCGGCCATCTCGATATCTGCGTGCTGGGGGCCTATCAGGTCTCCGCCAGCGGCGACCTCGCCAACTGGAGCACCGGTGCGCCGGATGCGATCCCGGCCGTTGGCGGGGCGATGGATCTGGCCATCGGCGCCCGCCAGGTATTCGTGATGATGGACCACCTGACCCGTGACGGCGAGTGCAAGCTGGTGGCGCAGTGCAGCTACCCGCTGACCGGCGTCGGCTGCGTCAGCCGGATCTATACCGACCTGGCGGTGATCGACATCACCGACCGTGGCCCGGTGGTACGGGAAATCTTTAACGGCCTCTCTTTTGAGGAGCTGCAGCGCATCACTCCGGTGGCGCTTACCTTTGAACAACTGGCGGAAAGCGCGTAA
- a CDS encoding IclR family transcriptional regulator domain-containing protein, whose protein sequence is MDKHPDDLLTGDGDPFKGDPNFMASLARGLEVIQAFTPQRPLLSISQISQKTGIPRAAVRRCLYTLSKLGFVYAEDGKNFQLRPRILALGHAWLASTPLARSAQPVLRHLSEMLNESCSIATLDGDDILYIARASSSRIMTIDLDIGSRLPAWATSMGRVLLSHQPEEKLNDMLARVTMIRYTPQTVDSVAKLRAELKRVHQQGYALNDQELEMGLRSLAVPLFNAQGQVQAALNVGVHAGQMTAREMIERVLPELQKAARELTLLLR, encoded by the coding sequence ATGGACAAGCATCCAGACGATTTACTGACCGGCGACGGCGATCCGTTTAAGGGCGATCCGAACTTTATGGCCTCCCTGGCGCGGGGTCTGGAGGTGATTCAGGCGTTCACGCCGCAGCGGCCCCTGCTGTCTATCTCGCAGATTAGCCAGAAGACCGGCATCCCGCGCGCCGCGGTGCGCCGCTGTCTGTATACCCTGAGCAAGCTGGGGTTCGTCTATGCCGAAGACGGTAAGAATTTCCAGCTGCGACCGCGGATCCTGGCGCTGGGCCACGCCTGGCTGGCCTCGACGCCGCTGGCGCGTTCGGCGCAGCCGGTGCTGCGGCATCTGAGCGAAATGCTCAATGAGTCCTGCTCCATCGCCACCCTCGACGGCGACGATATCCTGTATATCGCCCGCGCCTCCAGCTCGCGGATTATGACCATCGACCTGGATATCGGCAGCCGCCTTCCGGCGTGGGCGACCTCGATGGGCCGGGTGTTGCTTAGCCATCAACCGGAGGAGAAGCTCAACGATATGCTGGCCCGGGTGACCATGATCCGCTACACCCCGCAGACGGTGGATTCGGTGGCGAAGCTGCGCGCCGAACTGAAACGGGTGCATCAGCAGGGGTATGCCCTCAACGATCAGGAGCTGGAGATGGGGCTGCGCTCCCTCGCGGTCCCGCTGTTTAACGCTCAGGGACAGGTGCAGGCGGCGCTCAACGTCGGGGTGCATGCGGGCCAGATGACGGCCCGCGAGATGATCGAGCGCGTGCTGCCGGAGCTGCAGAAAGCCGCCCGCGAGCTAACGCTGCTTCTGCGCTAA
- a CDS encoding 3-oxoacid CoA-transferase subunit A, whose product MIDKSVSTLSEAIAGIHDGATIMIGGFGPAGQPTFLIDALIDQGARDLTIINNNAGNGEVGLAALLKAGRVRKMICSFPRQVDSQIFDDLYRRGKVELELVPQGNLAARIQAAGAGLGAVFTPTGYGTPLAEGKETREIDGRHYVLEYPIKADFALIKAHQGDRWGNLVYRKAARNFGPIMATAAKTTIVEVSQLVALGDLDPENIITPGIFVQRVFSLENLTAAQRA is encoded by the coding sequence ATGATTGATAAAAGCGTATCAACGCTGAGCGAAGCCATCGCCGGGATCCACGACGGGGCGACTATTATGATCGGCGGCTTTGGCCCCGCCGGCCAGCCGACCTTTCTGATTGACGCCCTGATTGACCAGGGCGCCCGCGACCTGACCATCATTAATAACAACGCCGGCAACGGGGAAGTGGGTCTCGCGGCGCTGCTCAAGGCGGGCCGGGTGCGCAAAATGATCTGCTCCTTCCCGCGCCAGGTGGATTCGCAGATTTTCGATGACCTCTACCGTCGCGGTAAAGTGGAGCTGGAGCTGGTGCCGCAGGGCAACCTCGCGGCGCGGATCCAGGCCGCCGGCGCCGGGCTGGGGGCGGTGTTTACCCCCACCGGCTACGGCACGCCGCTGGCGGAAGGCAAGGAGACACGGGAAATCGACGGTCGCCACTACGTGCTGGAGTACCCGATCAAAGCCGATTTCGCGCTGATTAAAGCCCATCAGGGCGACCGCTGGGGCAACCTGGTCTATCGCAAGGCGGCGCGCAACTTTGGCCCGATCATGGCGACAGCGGCGAAAACCACCATCGTGGAGGTCTCGCAGCTGGTGGCGCTGGGCGACCTCGACCCGGAAAACATCATCACTCCCGGCATTTTCGTCCAGCGCGTCTTCTCGCTGGAAAACCTGACTGCCGCGCAACGCGCCTGA
- the fumA gene encoding class I fumarate hydratase FumA, whose product MSTKPFVYQDPFPLAHDDTEYYLLSKEHVSVAEFDGQEVLKVEPQALTLLAQQAFHDAAFMLRVSHQQQVASILLDPEASDNDKYVALQFLRNSEIAAKGVLPTCQDTGTAIIMGKKGQRVWTGGGDEAALAQGVYNTYTEDNLRYSQNAPLDMYKEVNTGTNLPAQIDLYSVDGEEYKFLCMAKGGGSANKTYLYQETKALITPAKLKNYLVEKMRTLGTAACPPYHIAFVIGGTSAEATLKTVKLASTRYYDGLPTEGNEHGQAFRDVQLEQELLQEAQNLGLGAQFGGKYFAHDIRVIRLPRHGASCPIGMGVSCSADRNIKAKINRDGIWIEKLESNPGKYIPEHLRQAGEGEVVSINLNQPMSEILAQLSAHPVSTRLSLNGTIIVARDIAHAKLKELIDNGEALPQYVKDHPIYYAGPAKTPAGYASGSLGPTTAGRMDSYVDLLQSHGASMVMLAKGNRSQQVTDACHKHGGFYLGSIGGPAAVLAQQSIKSLECVAYPELGMEAIWKIEVEDFPAFILVDDKGNDFFQQIQNKQCAGCKQHG is encoded by the coding sequence ATGTCGACTAAACCGTTTGTTTATCAGGATCCGTTTCCGCTGGCGCACGACGATACGGAATACTATCTGCTCAGCAAAGAGCACGTCTCCGTCGCCGAATTTGATGGCCAGGAGGTCCTGAAAGTAGAGCCACAGGCGCTGACCCTGCTCGCTCAGCAGGCCTTCCACGACGCCGCCTTTATGCTGCGCGTCTCCCATCAGCAACAGGTCGCCTCGATTTTGCTCGACCCGGAAGCCAGCGATAACGATAAATATGTCGCCCTGCAGTTCCTGCGCAACTCGGAAATTGCCGCCAAGGGCGTGCTGCCAACCTGCCAGGATACCGGCACCGCGATTATCATGGGGAAAAAAGGCCAGCGTGTCTGGACCGGCGGCGGCGATGAAGCCGCCCTGGCGCAGGGCGTTTACAACACCTATACCGAAGATAACCTGCGTTACTCGCAGAACGCGCCGCTGGATATGTATAAAGAGGTTAACACCGGTACCAACCTACCTGCGCAGATCGATCTCTACAGCGTCGACGGTGAAGAATATAAATTCCTGTGCATGGCGAAAGGTGGCGGTTCCGCCAATAAAACCTATCTCTATCAGGAAACCAAAGCGCTGATCACTCCGGCGAAGCTGAAAAACTATCTTGTTGAGAAGATGCGCACCCTCGGTACCGCCGCCTGCCCGCCGTACCACATCGCGTTTGTGATCGGCGGCACCTCGGCGGAAGCGACGCTGAAGACCGTGAAACTGGCTTCGACCCGCTATTACGACGGTCTGCCGACCGAAGGCAACGAACACGGTCAGGCGTTCCGCGACGTGCAGCTGGAGCAGGAATTGTTGCAGGAAGCGCAGAACCTCGGCCTCGGCGCGCAGTTCGGCGGGAAATACTTCGCCCACGATATCCGGGTGATCCGTCTACCGCGCCACGGCGCCTCCTGCCCGATCGGCATGGGCGTCTCCTGCTCCGCCGACCGCAATATCAAAGCCAAAATCAACCGCGATGGCATCTGGATCGAGAAGCTGGAGAGCAATCCGGGGAAATATATTCCTGAGCATCTGCGTCAGGCCGGCGAAGGCGAGGTGGTAAGCATCAACCTGAATCAGCCGATGAGCGAGATCCTGGCGCAGTTGTCGGCACATCCGGTCTCCACCCGCCTGAGCCTCAACGGCACCATTATCGTGGCCCGCGACATCGCCCACGCCAAGCTGAAAGAGCTTATCGATAATGGCGAAGCGCTGCCGCAGTACGTCAAAGATCATCCGATCTATTACGCGGGCCCGGCAAAAACGCCTGCCGGTTACGCTTCCGGCTCCCTCGGCCCGACCACCGCGGGACGTATGGATTCCTATGTCGATCTGCTGCAATCGCACGGCGCCAGCATGGTGATGCTGGCCAAGGGCAACCGCAGCCAGCAGGTGACCGATGCCTGCCACAAACACGGCGGCTTCTACCTCGGCAGCATCGGCGGCCCGGCGGCAGTGCTCGCCCAGCAAAGCATTAAGAGCCTCGAGTGCGTGGCTTATCCGGAGTTGGGGATGGAAGCTATCTGGAAAATCGAAGTCGAAGACTTTCCGGCGTTTATCCTCGTCGATGATAAAGGTAACGACTTCTTCCAGCAGATCCAGAATAAGCAGTGCGCCGGCTGTAAACAGCACGGTTAA
- a CDS encoding 3-carboxy-cis,cis-muconate cycloisomerase yields the protein MSLLTPMLRSSPLTDWFSDAQRVQGMLDFEAALAQAQAACGIVPPEAVGPIVAACRHEAIDFAALGEAAVGAGNLAIPLVKQLTAQVKARDPEAARYVHWGATSQDAIDTGLVLQLRGALDAAETLLEQLLAALALQSDRYRDTVMPGRTWMQHALPVTFGLKLAGTLDALLRWQQRLREMRPRLLVLQFGGAAGTLDALKEKGPAVGQALAQILGLSLPDTPWHSQRDRLLEAGAWFAGVCGTLGKFANDFSLLMQTEVAEVGEPVAEGRGGSSTMPHKRNPVACAAILTAAQRTPGLMATLYASQLQQHERALGGWQAEWETLPDLITLVGGALAQSEALVRDMLVFPQKMRADLDITHGLIMAEAVTLALAEFIGKAEAHHHIEALCRQALDRHSPLVDLLAADPQVSQYLSRERLTTLLDPATATGSAERFVRQVLARYQEQRDES from the coding sequence ATGAGTTTGTTGACCCCAATGCTGCGCAGCAGTCCGCTGACCGACTGGTTCAGCGACGCGCAGCGGGTGCAGGGCATGCTGGATTTTGAAGCGGCGCTGGCGCAAGCACAGGCCGCCTGCGGGATAGTGCCGCCGGAAGCGGTCGGACCGATTGTCGCGGCCTGCCGCCACGAGGCGATCGATTTTGCCGCCCTCGGCGAGGCGGCGGTGGGGGCCGGTAACCTGGCGATCCCGCTGGTGAAACAGCTGACGGCGCAGGTAAAAGCGCGAGATCCCGAGGCTGCGCGCTACGTTCACTGGGGCGCCACCAGCCAGGACGCCATCGACACCGGACTGGTGCTCCAGCTGCGCGGGGCGCTGGATGCCGCTGAGACCCTGCTTGAGCAGCTGTTGGCGGCCCTGGCTCTTCAGTCGGATCGTTATCGCGATACCGTGATGCCGGGGCGGACCTGGATGCAGCATGCGCTGCCGGTGACCTTTGGCCTGAAGCTGGCGGGCACCCTCGACGCGCTCCTGCGCTGGCAGCAGCGGCTGCGCGAGATGCGTCCGCGGCTGCTGGTGCTGCAGTTTGGCGGCGCCGCGGGCACTCTGGACGCGCTAAAAGAGAAAGGGCCGGCGGTTGGTCAGGCGCTGGCGCAGATCCTCGGTCTGTCGCTGCCGGATACTCCATGGCACAGTCAGCGCGATCGGCTGCTGGAGGCGGGCGCCTGGTTTGCCGGCGTCTGCGGCACGCTGGGGAAATTCGCTAACGACTTTTCCCTGCTGATGCAGACCGAAGTGGCTGAGGTCGGCGAGCCGGTGGCGGAAGGCCGCGGTGGCTCGTCGACAATGCCGCATAAGCGCAATCCGGTGGCCTGCGCGGCGATCCTGACCGCCGCCCAGCGCACGCCGGGACTGATGGCGACCCTCTACGCCAGCCAACTCCAGCAGCACGAGCGGGCGCTGGGCGGCTGGCAGGCGGAGTGGGAGACGCTGCCGGATCTGATTACGCTGGTGGGCGGGGCGCTGGCGCAAAGCGAAGCGCTGGTGCGCGATATGCTGGTCTTCCCGCAGAAAATGCGCGCCGATCTCGATATCACCCACGGGCTGATCATGGCCGAGGCGGTGACCCTGGCGCTGGCGGAATTCATCGGCAAAGCCGAGGCGCATCATCATATCGAGGCGCTGTGCCGTCAGGCGCTGGACCGTCACTCTCCGCTGGTCGATCTGCTCGCGGCTGACCCACAGGTCAGTCAGTATCTCTCTCGTGAACGCTTAACCACGCTGCTGGATCCGGCAACGGCGACCGGCAGCGCCGAACGCTTTGTGCGCCAGGTACTGGCGCGTTATCAGGAGCAACGTGATGAATCTTGA
- the pcaC gene encoding 4-carboxymuconolactone decarboxylase, with product MDDKQRYQDGMAVRRKVLGDAHVDRTLQHLTPLNDEFQDFITRYAWGETWTRPGLDHHTRSMITIAMLIALNREAELKMHLRASFNNGVTRDELKELIMHAALYCGLPAANATMHLAQQVFDDIDAAQG from the coding sequence ATGGATGATAAACAGCGCTATCAGGACGGGATGGCGGTACGGCGCAAAGTATTGGGCGACGCCCACGTCGACCGTACGCTGCAGCATCTGACGCCGTTGAATGATGAGTTTCAGGACTTTATTACCCGCTATGCCTGGGGCGAGACCTGGACGCGTCCGGGGCTCGATCACCATACCCGCAGCATGATCACCATTGCTATGCTGATCGCTCTCAATCGTGAGGCGGAGCTGAAGATGCATCTGCGCGCGTCGTTTAACAATGGGGTGACCCGCGATGAGCTGAAAGAGTTGATCATGCACGCTGCCCTGTACTGTGGGCTGCCGGCGGCCAATGCCACGATGCATCTGGCGCAGCAGGTGTTTGACGACATCGACGCCGCGCAGGGTTGA